In Rhinopithecus roxellana isolate Shanxi Qingling chromosome 16, ASM756505v1, whole genome shotgun sequence, a single genomic region encodes these proteins:
- the EQTN gene encoding equatorin, with the protein MNFVLFIFIPGVFSLKGGTLKPTIEALPNVMPLNEDVNKQEEKHEDHTHNYAPANEKNGNYYKDIKQYVLTTQNPNGTESEITVRATTDLNFSLKNYKIVNATAHEKSASEEETTTNEPSHKNIPRSTPNVPAFWTMLAKAINGTTVVMDDKDQLFHPIPESDVNATQGENQTDLEDLKIKLMLGISLMTLLLFVVLLAFCSATLYKLRHLTYKSCESQYSVNPELATMSYFHPSEGVSDTSFSKSAESSTLLGTTSSDMRRSGTRTSESKMIMDISTGSDDEMHVNYE; encoded by the exons ATgaattttgtattgtttatttttatacctggAGTTTTTTCCTTGAAAGGTGGCACTTTGAAGCCTACTATTGAAG cattgcCTAATGTGATGCCTTTAAATGAAGATGTTAATAAACAGGAAGAAAAGCATGAAGATCATACTCACAATTATGCTCCTGCTAATGAGAAAAATGGCaattattataaagatataaagCAAT atgTGTTAACAACACAAAATCCAAATGGCACTGAGTCTGAAATAACTGTGAGAGCCACAACTGATCtgaatttttctctaaaaaaCT aTAAAATTGTCAATGCAACTGCACATGAAAAATCCGCCAGTGAAGAAGAAACAACTACTAACGAACCCTCTCATAAAAATATTCCAA gaTCAACCCCAAACGTGCCTGCATTTTGGACAATGTTAGCTAAAG ctataaatggaacaacagtGGTCATGGATGATAAAGATCAATTATTTCACCCAATTCCAG agtCTGATGTGAATGCTACACAGGGAGAAAATCAGACAGATCTAGAGGATCTGAAGATCAAACTAATGCTGGGAATCTCATTGATGACCCTCCTCCTCTTTGTGGTCCTCTTGGCATTCTGTAGTGCTACACTGTACAAACTGAGGCATCTGAC ttATAAAAGTTGTGAGAGTCAATACTCTGTCAACCCAGAGCTGGCCACGATGTCTTACTTTCATCCATCAGAAGGTGTATCAGATACATCCTTTTCCAAGAGTGCAGAGAGCAGCACATTACTGGGCACCACTTCTTCAGATATGAGAAGATCAGGCACAAGAACATCAGAATCTAAGATGATTATGGATATTTCCACAGGCTCAGATGATGAGATGCACGTAAACTATGAGTAA